A DNA window from Pseudomonas tohonis contains the following coding sequences:
- a CDS encoding NAD(P)(+) transhydrogenase (Re/Si-specific) subunit beta, with the protein MSMNLITVLYLVASVCFIQALKGLSHPTTSRRGNLFGMIGMAIAVFTTVGLIYKLGAELATQGIGYVIVGLLVGGTAGSVMAKRVEMTKMPELVAFMHSMIGLAAVFIAIAAVVEPQSLGIVAALGDAIPKGNRLELFLGAAIGAITFSGSVIAFGKLSGKYKFRLFQGAPVVFKGQHMVNLAVGLAILGLGLYFTFTGDIRAFALLVALAFVIGVLIIIPIGGADMPVVVSMLNSYSGWAAAGIGFSLNNSMLIIAGSLVGSSGAILSYIMCKAMNRSFFNVILGGFGADADAGAATGSKEQRPVKSGSSDDAAFLLTNADTVIIVPGYGLAVARAQHALMELAEKLTHRGVTVKYAIHPVAGRMPGHMNVLLAEAEVPYEQVFEMEDINSEFGQADVVLVLGANDVVNPAAKNDPKSPIAGMPILEAYKAKTVIVNKRSMASGYAGLDNELFYLDKTMMVFGDAKKVIEDMVKAVD; encoded by the coding sequence ATGAGCATGAACCTGATCACTGTTCTCTACCTCGTCGCCTCGGTGTGCTTCATCCAGGCACTGAAGGGCCTGTCGCACCCGACCACGTCCCGTCGCGGCAACCTGTTCGGCATGATCGGCATGGCCATCGCGGTGTTCACCACCGTCGGCCTGATCTACAAGCTCGGCGCCGAGCTGGCCACCCAGGGCATCGGCTACGTCATCGTCGGCCTGCTGGTCGGCGGCACCGCCGGCTCGGTCATGGCCAAGCGCGTCGAGATGACCAAAATGCCGGAGCTGGTCGCCTTCATGCACAGCATGATCGGCCTGGCCGCCGTGTTCATCGCCATCGCCGCCGTCGTCGAGCCCCAGTCCCTGGGTATCGTCGCCGCACTGGGCGACGCCATTCCGAAAGGCAACCGCCTGGAACTGTTCCTCGGCGCTGCCATCGGTGCCATCACCTTCTCCGGTTCGGTGATCGCCTTCGGCAAGCTCTCGGGCAAGTACAAGTTCCGCCTGTTCCAGGGCGCCCCGGTGGTGTTCAAGGGCCAGCACATGGTCAACCTGGCCGTCGGCCTGGCGATCCTCGGCCTGGGCCTGTACTTCACCTTCACCGGTGACATCCGCGCCTTCGCCCTGCTGGTGGCCCTGGCCTTCGTCATCGGCGTGCTGATCATCATCCCGATCGGCGGCGCCGACATGCCGGTGGTGGTGTCGATGCTCAACAGCTACTCGGGCTGGGCCGCCGCCGGTATCGGCTTCTCGCTGAACAACTCGATGCTGATCATCGCCGGTTCGCTGGTGGGCTCCTCGGGCGCGATCCTCTCCTACATCATGTGCAAGGCGATGAACCGCTCGTTCTTCAACGTCATCCTCGGCGGCTTCGGTGCCGATGCGGATGCCGGCGCCGCCACCGGCAGCAAGGAACAGCGCCCTGTGAAGTCGGGCTCCTCCGACGACGCGGCCTTCCTGCTGACCAACGCCGACACCGTCATCATCGTTCCCGGCTACGGCCTGGCGGTGGCCCGTGCCCAGCACGCGCTGATGGAACTGGCCGAGAAGCTGACCCACCGTGGCGTGACCGTGAAGTACGCGATCCACCCGGTCGCCGGCCGCATGCCGGGCCACATGAACGTCCTGCTGGCCGAGGCCGAAGTGCCCTACGAGCAGGTGTTCGAGATGGAAGACATCAACTCCGAGTTCGGCCAGGCCGACGTGGTCCTGGTGCTCGGCGCCAACGACGTGGTCAACCCGGCTGCGAAGAACGACCCGAAGTCGCCGATCGCCGGCATGCCGATCCTCGAGGCCTACAAGGCCAAGACCGTGATCGTCAACAAGCGCTCGATGGCCAGCGGCTACGCCGGCCTGGACAACGAACTGTTCTACCTAGACAAGACCATGATGGTCTTCGGCGACGCCAAGAAGGTCATCGAAGACATGGTCAAGGCGGTCGACTGA
- a CDS encoding acetyl-CoA hydrolase/transferase family protein, with protein sequence MHPDRVRLPSLLGKVMSAAEAASLIEDGMTIGMSGFTRAGEAKAVPRALAERAKQQPLQITLMTGASLGNDLDKQLTEAGVLARRMPFQVDSTLRKAINDGSVMFIDQHLSETVEQLRNHQLKLPDIAVIEAVAITEEGHIVPTTSVGNSASFAIFAKRVIVEINLAHDTNLEGLHDVYIPTYRPTRTPIPLTRVDDRIGTTAIPIPPEKIAAIVFTEQPDSLSTVLPPDAETQAIADHLIGFFAREVEAGRLSNSLAPLQAGIGSIANAVMCGLIDSPFQNLSMYSEVLQDSTFDLIDAGKLRFASGSSITLSARRNADVFGNLERYKDKLVLRPQEISNHPEVVRRLGIIGINTALEFDIYGNVNSTHVGGTKMMNGIGGSGDFARNAHLAIFVTKSIAKGGAISSVVPMVSHVDHTEHDVDILVTEQGLADLRGLAPRERARAIIDHCVHPDYRAALDDYFERACAKGGHTPHLLREAMDWHINLEETGRMLAS encoded by the coding sequence ATGCACCCTGATCGCGTACGCCTGCCCTCGCTGCTGGGCAAGGTAATGAGTGCGGCCGAAGCCGCGTCCCTCATCGAAGACGGCATGACCATCGGCATGAGCGGCTTCACCCGCGCCGGCGAGGCCAAGGCCGTGCCCCGGGCGCTGGCCGAGCGCGCCAAGCAGCAGCCGCTGCAGATCACCCTGATGACCGGGGCGAGCCTGGGCAACGACCTCGACAAGCAACTCACCGAAGCCGGCGTACTGGCCCGGCGCATGCCCTTCCAGGTGGACAGCACCCTGCGCAAGGCGATCAACGACGGCAGCGTCATGTTCATCGACCAGCACCTGTCGGAAACCGTCGAACAGCTGCGCAACCACCAGCTCAAGCTGCCGGACATCGCCGTCATCGAGGCCGTGGCCATCACCGAGGAAGGCCACATCGTGCCCACCACCTCCGTGGGCAACTCCGCCAGCTTCGCCATCTTCGCCAAGCGCGTGATCGTCGAGATCAACCTGGCCCACGACACCAACCTCGAAGGCCTGCACGACGTCTACATCCCCACCTACCGGCCGACCCGCACGCCCATCCCTCTGACCCGCGTGGACGACCGCATCGGCACCACCGCCATCCCGATCCCCCCGGAGAAGATCGCCGCCATCGTCTTCACCGAACAGCCGGACTCGCTCTCCACCGTGCTGCCGCCGGATGCCGAGACCCAGGCCATCGCCGACCACCTGATCGGCTTCTTCGCCCGCGAAGTGGAAGCCGGGCGCCTGTCCAACAGCCTGGCGCCGCTGCAGGCCGGCATCGGCAGCATCGCCAACGCCGTGATGTGCGGGCTGATCGACTCGCCCTTCCAGAACCTCAGCATGTACTCCGAGGTGCTGCAGGACTCCACCTTCGACCTGATCGATGCCGGCAAGCTGCGCTTCGCCTCCGGCAGCTCCATCACCCTCTCCGCGCGCCGCAACGCCGATGTCTTCGGCAACCTCGAACGCTACAAGGACAAGCTCGTGCTGCGCCCGCAGGAGATCTCCAACCACCCCGAAGTGGTGCGGCGCCTCGGCATCATCGGCATCAACACCGCCCTGGAGTTCGACATCTACGGCAACGTCAACTCCACCCACGTCGGCGGCACGAAGATGATGAACGGCATCGGCGGCTCGGGGGACTTCGCCCGCAACGCCCACCTGGCCATCTTCGTCACCAAGTCCATCGCCAAGGGCGGCGCCATCTCCAGCGTCGTGCCCATGGTCAGCCACGTCGACCACACCGAGCACGACGTCGACATCCTCGTCACCGAACAGGGCCTGGCCGACCTGCGCGGCCTGGCCCCACGAGAACGCGCCCGGGCGATCATCGACCACTGCGTGCACCCGGATTACCGCGCCGCACTGGACGACTACTTCGAGCGCGCCTGCGCCAAGGGCGGGCACACCCCCCATCTGCTGCGCGAAGCCATGGACTGGCACATCAACCTGGAAGAAACCGGGCGCATGCTCGCCAGCTGA
- a CDS encoding DUF1127 domain-containing protein — MERTLSSDLILSSSESSAKASWPLRVISTLLMWQRRISSRHQLAMLDSRLLADAGISEAQRELELNKPFWR; from the coding sequence ATGGAACGTACCCTCAGTTCCGACCTGATCCTCAGCTCCTCCGAATCCAGCGCCAAGGCCTCCTGGCCGCTGCGCGTCATCTCCACCCTGCTGATGTGGCAGCGTCGTATCTCCAGCCGCCATCAGCTCGCGATGCTCGACTCCCGCCTGCTGGCCGATGCCGGCATCAGCGAGGCGCAGCGCGAACTGGAGCTGAACAAGCCCTTCTGGCGCTAA
- a CDS encoding DUF1127 domain-containing protein gives MERSFVSPAPAAPSLQRTPLAIRLFARVAEWQRNMRTRHQLAQLNAQQLADIGLSECDRSQELDKPFWR, from the coding sequence ATGGAACGCAGCTTCGTTTCCCCTGCCCCCGCCGCCCCGTCCCTGCAACGCACCCCGCTGGCCATCCGCCTGTTCGCCCGCGTGGCCGAATGGCAGCGCAACATGCGCACCCGCCACCAGCTGGCACAGTTGAACGCGCAGCAACTGGCGGACATAGGGCTCAGCGAGTGCGACCGCAGCCAGGAGCTGGACAAGCCCTTCTGGCGCTAG
- a CDS encoding DUF2388 domain-containing protein, with translation MSLSRLLGAAALLALATSASATSFVVTTDAVVGAVGATFDATSDVTSSLRDDKLVLAARDDAASFVASAGDIRGARLEAALVHIRSAQPQLQASDLQLAQAILAL, from the coding sequence ATGTCCCTCTCCCGCCTGCTCGGCGCAGCCGCACTGCTGGCCCTGGCCACCAGCGCCTCGGCCACCAGCTTCGTGGTCACCACCGATGCCGTCGTCGGTGCCGTCGGCGCCACCTTCGATGCCACCTCGGACGTCACCTCTTCCCTGCGCGACGACAAGCTCGTCCTCGCCGCCCGTGACGACGCCGCCAGCTTCGTCGCCAGCGCAGGCGACATCCGTGGCGCGCGCCTGGAAGCCGCCCTCGTGCACATCCGCAGCGCCCAGCCGCAGCTGCAGGCCAGCGACCTGCAACTGGCCCAGGCCATCCTCGCCCTGTGA